One segment of Pyrococcus sp. ST04 DNA contains the following:
- the porA gene encoding 2-ketoisovalerate ferredoxin oxidoreductase subunit alpha, with protein MEYKPIKKVVSGNYAAAYAALHARVQVVAAYPITPQTSIIEKIAEFIANGLADIQYIPVESEHSAMAACIGASATGARVFTATSAQGLALMHEMLHWASGARLPIVMVDVNRAMAPPWSVWDDQTDSLAQRDTGWMQFYAENNQEVYDGVLMAYKIAETVNLPAMIVESAFILSHTYDIVEMIPQELVDEFLPPRKPLYSLANFEEPFAVGGLATPNDYYEFRYKIAKAMEEAKDVIKRVGKEFGEKFGRDYSEMIEKAYIDDADFVFMGMGSLMGTVKEAVDMLRKEGYKVGYAKVRWFRPFPKEELIEIAESVKGIAVLDRNYSFGQEGILFNEAKGSLYNASAHPLMKNYIVGLGGRDFTVKDVKAIAEDMKKIIEKGKVEEEVEWYHLKR; from the coding sequence ATGGAGTATAAGCCGATTAAGAAAGTTGTAAGCGGTAATTATGCGGCTGCCTATGCAGCCCTTCATGCAAGAGTTCAGGTAGTTGCAGCTTATCCCATCACACCTCAAACGAGCATTATTGAGAAGATAGCAGAGTTCATAGCTAATGGTCTGGCTGACATCCAATATATTCCCGTGGAGAGTGAGCACTCCGCAATGGCCGCATGTATAGGAGCATCAGCAACGGGAGCAAGGGTCTTCACGGCTACTTCCGCCCAAGGTTTGGCCCTCATGCATGAGATGCTTCACTGGGCAAGTGGTGCTAGGTTACCAATAGTCATGGTCGATGTTAACAGGGCGATGGCTCCTCCTTGGAGCGTTTGGGATGACCAAACTGACAGCCTTGCTCAAAGAGATACTGGGTGGATGCAATTCTATGCGGAAAATAACCAGGAAGTTTACGATGGTGTTCTCATGGCATACAAAATTGCAGAAACAGTAAACCTTCCTGCAATGATCGTCGAGAGTGCCTTCATTTTGAGTCACACCTACGATATAGTTGAGATGATACCACAAGAACTCGTTGATGAGTTCTTACCACCCAGAAAGCCCCTTTACAGCTTAGCGAACTTTGAGGAACCATTTGCAGTTGGTGGCCTAGCAACTCCAAACGACTACTACGAGTTCAGGTATAAGATAGCAAAGGCAATGGAGGAGGCTAAGGACGTTATAAAGAGAGTCGGTAAGGAATTTGGAGAAAAGTTTGGCAGAGACTATAGTGAGATGATTGAGAAGGCCTACATAGATGACGCTGACTTTGTCTTCATGGGAATGGGATCCCTAATGGGAACGGTAAAGGAAGCCGTCGACATGCTTAGGAAGGAGGGCTACAAAGTTGGGTACGCTAAAGTTAGGTGGTTCAGGCCATTCCCAAAGGAGGAACTAATTGAAATTGCCGAGAGCGTGAAAGGTATAGCTGTTCTAGACAGAAACTACTCCTTTGGCCAGGAAGGCATACTCTTCAATGAGGCAAAGGGTTCGCTCTATAACGCCTCTGCTCACCCGCTCATGAAGAACTATATAGTCGGGCTAGGAGGAAGAGACTTCACGGTAAAGGATGTTAAGGCAATAGCCGAGGACATGAAGAAGATTATTGAAAAGGGTAAAGTTGAGGAGGAAGTTGAGTGGTATCATCTTAAGAGGTGA
- a CDS encoding 3-methyl-2-oxobutanoate dehydrogenase subunit delta yields MVDVNTLFGKTKEEAKPISPKSVEEYPEAPISLGTTLVNFTGDWRTFMPVIDESKCVKCYICWKFCPEPAIFIKPDGMVAIDYDYCKGCGICANECPTKAIAMVREEK; encoded by the coding sequence GTGGTAGACGTAAATACACTCTTCGGGAAGACAAAAGAGGAAGCAAAACCGATTTCTCCTAAGTCTGTAGAAGAATATCCAGAAGCTCCCATTAGTTTGGGAACAACCTTAGTGAACTTTACTGGAGATTGGAGAACTTTTATGCCTGTAATCGATGAATCTAAGTGTGTGAAGTGTTATATATGTTGGAAATTCTGTCCTGAGCCTGCAATATTCATAAAACCAGATGGTATGGTTGCAATAGACTATGATTATTGTAAGGGTTGTGGAATTTGCGCAAATGAATGTCCAACGAAGGCAATAGCTATGGTGAGAGAAGAGAAGTGA
- a CDS encoding 3-methyl-2-oxobutanoate dehydrogenase subunit beta, with protein MEVPENIKKRLTIPFEEHFYAGHTACQGCGASLGLRYVLKAYGRKTIVAIPACCSTIIAGPWPYSALDANLFHTAFETTGAVISGIEAALKALGYKVKGEDGIMVVGWAGDGGTADIGLQALSGFLERGHDAVYIMYDNEAYMNTGIQRSSSTPYGAWTTNTPGGKRHFLEKRHKKKVIDIVIAHRIPYAATASVAYPEDFIRKLKKAQKIPGPSFIQLFAPCPTGWRSPTDKTIEIARLAVQTAYFPLFEYENGKYKINMPNPKKEPKPIEEFLKLQGRFKYMTKEDIEILQKWVLEEWERLKKLAEVFG; from the coding sequence ATGGAGGTTCCTGAGAATATTAAAAAGAGGCTCACCATTCCATTTGAAGAGCATTTTTACGCTGGTCACACTGCATGTCAAGGATGTGGTGCTTCCCTGGGGCTTAGATATGTCCTAAAGGCCTATGGAAGGAAGACCATAGTTGCAATTCCTGCATGTTGTTCAACAATTATTGCTGGTCCTTGGCCATACTCAGCCTTAGACGCTAATCTCTTCCATACAGCATTCGAAACTACGGGAGCTGTTATAAGTGGAATCGAGGCGGCTTTGAAGGCACTAGGTTACAAGGTCAAAGGAGAAGACGGGATTATGGTTGTAGGATGGGCCGGGGACGGTGGAACTGCAGATATAGGCCTTCAAGCACTAAGCGGATTCCTCGAGAGGGGTCACGATGCAGTCTATATAATGTATGATAATGAGGCTTACATGAATACTGGTATTCAGAGGTCAAGCTCGACCCCCTACGGAGCATGGACTACAAATACACCTGGAGGGAAGAGACACTTCCTTGAAAAGAGGCACAAGAAGAAGGTTATTGACATAGTTATAGCACACAGAATTCCATATGCAGCCACTGCAAGCGTTGCATATCCTGAAGATTTCATAAGGAAGCTGAAAAAAGCTCAGAAGATTCCAGGCCCAAGCTTCATCCAGCTCTTTGCTCCCTGTCCAACTGGATGGAGATCCCCAACAGACAAGACAATAGAAATAGCGAGACTCGCGGTTCAGACTGCATACTTCCCACTCTTTGAATACGAGAACGGAAAGTACAAGATCAATATGCCAAATCCAAAGAAGGAACCGAAACCAATCGAAGAATTCCTAAAGCTTCAGGGCAGATTTAAGTACATGACTAAGGAGGACATTGAAATACTTCAAAAGTGGGTTCTTGAAGAGTGGGAAAGGTTAAAGAAACTGGCCGAAGTGTTTGGTTGA